In the genome of Cryptomeria japonica chromosome 8, Sugi_1.0, whole genome shotgun sequence, one region contains:
- the LOC131078554 gene encoding protein TOPLESS-RELATED PROTEIN 2 isoform X1, which yields MGGNCIFHIQIPHRQTVQGGADMTSLSRELVFLILQFLDEEKFKETVHKLEQESGYFFNMKYFEDQVQAGDWEEVERYLSGFTKVDDNRYSMKIFFEIRKQKYLEALDKQDRAKAVDILVKDLKVFSSFNEELFKEITQLLTLENFRENEQLSKYGESKSARNVMLMELKKLIEANPHFRDKLQFPGLKASRLRTLINQSLNWQHQLCKNPRPNPDIKTLFVDHTCAPPNGARAPTPSNNPLVGALPKGATFPIAPHGVNQLPFQPTGAPPASLGWMASPNPAAPHPAVAAGPVSLTPPPNAAAFLKRPRTPPSNGAAVDYQSADSEHLMRRIRTGQSDEVGYSGPHSMYSQDDLPKTVAKTLNQGSNVMSMDFHPQQQTILLVGTNVGDIAIWEVASREKLAQRTFKVWDISACSMPMQAALLKEPAVSVNRCIWSPDGQVLGVAFSKHVVHIYSYHGANDLRQHLEIDAHVGGVNDIAFSHPSKQLCIITCGDDKTIKVWDAAAGRKQYTFEGHEAPVYSVCPHHKESIQFIFSTAIDGKIKAWLYDLLGSRVDYDAPGLWCTTMAYSADGARLFSCGTSKEGESFLVEWNESEGAIKRTYSGFRKRSLGVVQFDTTKNRFLAAGDEFLIKFWDMDNTNILTTTEAEGGLPASPRLRFNKDGNLLAVTTNDNGIKILANSDGLRMIRMLESRAFEATRLPTDSKAPIVNMMPAVVNAPSSLSGGMDRTERLPPAVSMNGFNSIDSNRTADVKPRLLEDSTDKNKNWKLTEITDQVQCKSLRLPDAMHSSKVARLIYTNSGIAVLALASNALHKLWKWPRNERNPSGKSTTNIAPQMWQPASGIVMTNDISDTNPEEAVACIALSKNDSYVMSASGGKVSLFNMMTFKVMTTFMAPPPAATFLAFHPQDNNIIAIGMEDSTIQIYNVRVDEVKSKLKGHQKKITGLAFSHTLNMLVSSGADAQLCLWSIDGWEKRKSKYIQVQAGRSSPAVGDTRVQFHNDQVHLLVVHESQLAIYEASKLDRMRYWTPHDSLPAPISSAIYSCDSLLVFASFCDGAVGVFDAESLRPRCRIAPSAYLGSGINNVYPLVIASHPSEPNQFALGMTDGGIHVIEPSESEGKWGVGPPPDNGTVGSNPTLSSQGSEPAPR from the exons ATGGGAGGAAACTGCATTTTCCATATTCAGATCCCCCACAGACAAACTGTACAAG GGGGAGCAGACATGACCTCTTTGAGCAGGGAACTGGTGTTCCTAATCTTGCAGTTTCTGGATGAAGAGAAGTTCAAGGAAACTGTACACAA ATTGGAGCAAGAATCTGGGTATTTTTTCAACATGAAGTACTTTGAGGATCAAGTGCAAGCAGGGGATTGGGAAGAGGTGGAAAGATACCTGTCTGGGTTTACCAAGGTGGATGACAATCGATATTCTATGAAAATTTTCTTTGAGATCAGAAAACAGAAATACCTAGAGGCTCTTGACAA GCAAGATCGGGCTAAAGCTGTGGACATACTGGTGAAGGATCTCAAAGTATTTTCCTCTTTCAATGAAGAGTTATTCAAAGAGATCACACAGCTTCTTACTCTAGAGAACTTCAG GGAAAATGAGCAGCTGTCTAAATATGGGGAGTCAAAATCTGCTAGAAACGTTATGCTGATGGAGCTTAAGAAATTGATAGAGGCCAATCCTCACTTTCGGGACAAGCTCCAATTTCCTGGCCTTAAAGCATCTCGTCTCAGAACACTCATAAATCAGAG TCTTAATTGGCAGCATCAGCTCTGTAAGAACCCTCGACCCAATCCCGACATCAAGACACTTTTTGTAGATCATACATGTGCACCTCCTAATGGAGCTCGAGCACCAACTCCTTCAAATAATCCTCTTGTGGGAGCCCTCCCAAAAGGAGCAACCTTTCCTATTGCACCTCATGGTGTGAATCAACTG CCATTTCAACCCACGGGTGCTCCTCCTGCTTCTCTGGGGTGGATGGCAAGTCCAAATCCTGCTGCTCCACATCCTGCAGTAGCTGCTGGGCCTGTATCTCTTACACCACCTCCAAATGCAG CTGCTTTTCTAAAGCGACCTAGAACTCCACCTTCAAATGGCGCTGCAGTTGACTATCAGTCTGCTGATTCTGAGCATCTTATGAGGCGCATTCGAACTGGACAATCTGATGAG GTGGGCTATTCGGGCCCTCATTCCATGTACTCgcaagatgatcttcccaaaacaGTGGCAAAAACTCTTAATCAGGGTTCAAATGTCATGAGCATGGATTTTCATCCTCAGCAGCAGACAATTCTATTAG TTGGAACAAATGTTGGAGACATTGCAATTTGGGAGGTAGCGTCTAGGGAAAAGTTAGCTCAAAGAACCTTTAAAGTTTGGGACATTTCTGCCTGCTCAATGCCAATGCAG GCGGCCCTATTAAAAGAACCAGCTGTATCAGTGAACCGTTGTATCTGGAGCCCAGATGGACAAGTACTTG GTGTTGCATTCTCCAAGCATGTTGTCCACATATATTCTTATCATGGGGCAAATGATTTGAGGCAGCATCTAGAG ATTGATGCACATGTTGGAGGTGTGAATGATATTGCATTTTCTCACCCTAGCAAGCAGCTATGCATTATTACATGCGGGGATGACAAAACTATCAAG GTATGGGATGCAGCAGCTGGTAGGAAGCAATATACATTTGAAGGCCATGAAGCACCTGTTTATTCAGTTTGCCCTCACCATAAAGAAAGTATCCAG TTCATTTTCTCTACAGCCATTGATGGAAAGATCAAAGCTTGGCTGTATGATCTTTTGGGATCTAGGGTTGATTATGATGCCCCTGGGCTGTGGTGCACTACGATGGCTTACAGTGCTGATGGAGCACG GCTTTTCTCTTGCGGAACAAGCAAAGAAGGTGAATCATTCTTGGTTGAATGGAATGAAAGTGAAGGAGCAATTAAGAGAACTTATTCTGGTTTCCGGAAGCGTTCCTTGGGTGTTGTACAGTTTGATACCACAAAGAATCGGTTTTTGGCAGCTGGAGATGAATTTCTAATTAAGTTCTGGGACATggataacactaatattttgacaaCTACGGAGGCCGAGGGTGGTTTACCA GCTAGTCCACGCCTTCGTTTCAACAAAGATGGTAACTTGTTAGCAGTCACAACAAATGATAATGGCATCAAGATATTAGCTAATTCAGATGGACTTCGCATGATTCGTATGTTGGAGAGTAGAGCCTTTGAAGCAACAAGGTTGCCTACAGATTCTAAG GCTCCAATTGTAAACATGATGCCTGCTGTAGTCAATGCACCCAGTTCCCTCTCTGGTGGGATGGACCGTACAGAGAGACTTCCACCAGCTGTGTCTATGAATGGCTTT AATAGTATCGATAGCAATCGGACAGCAGATGTTAAGCCAAGGCTTTTAGAGGATTCTACAGACAAGAACAAGAATTGGAAATTGACTGAGATCACCGATCAAGTCCAGTGTAAGTCTCTCAGGTTACCAGATGCGATGCATTCAAGCAAG gttgcaaGACTGATATACACCAATTCTGGTATTGCTGTTTTAGCATTGGCATCAAATGCACTTCATAAACTGTGGAAATGGCCACGGAATGAGAGGAATCCATCTGGAAAG TCCACTACCAACATTGCACCACAGATGTGGCAGCCagctagtgggattgttatgactAATGATATCAGTGACACGAATCCAGAAGAAGCTGTTGCTTGTATAGCTTTGTCCAAGAATGATTCCTATGTAATGTCCGCCTCTGGTGGAAAGGTGTCCTTATTCAATATGATGACATTCAAG GTCATGACAACTTTCATGGCACCTCCTCCCGCGGCTACTTTTCTGGCTTTTCACCCACAGGATAATAACATCATTGCAATTGGAATGGAAGATTCGACAATCCAGATATACAATGTTCGAGTTGATGAG GTAAAATCAAAGCTTAAGGGCCACCAGAAGAAAATTACAGGCTTGGCATTTTCGCATACTTTGAATATGTTGGTATCCTCTGGGGCTGATGCCCAG CTATGTCTCTGGAGCATAGATGGTTGGGAGAAGCGAAAATCAAAATATATACAAGTACAGGCAGGAAGATCATCACCAGCTGTTGGAGATACAAGAGTACAGTTCCATAATGATCAAGTTCACTTATTGGTAGTTCATGAGAGCCAGCTTGCTATATATGAAGCTTCTAAGTTGGACCGTATGCGCTAT TGGACACCTCATGATTCTCTACCTGCTCCCATTTCAAGTGCGATATATTCATGTGACAGCCTCCTAGTATTTGCAAGCTTCTGTGATGGTGCAGTAGGAGTATTTGATGCAGAGAGCTTGAGGCCACGCTGTCGTATTGCGCCATCTGCATATTTAGGATCAGGCATAAATAA TGTCTATCCTCTAGTAATTGCATCACATCCATCTGAACCAAATCAGTTTGCTCTTGGAATGACCGATGGAGGAATTCATGTCATTGAACCTTCAGAATCAGAAGGAAAATGGGGTGTGGGGCCTCCTCCAGATAATGGCACTGTTGGATCAAATCCAACATTAAGCAGTCAAGGTTCAGAACCAGCTCCAAGGTAG
- the LOC131078554 gene encoding protein TOPLESS-RELATED PROTEIN 2 isoform X2, protein MTSLSRELVFLILQFLDEEKFKETVHKLEQESGYFFNMKYFEDQVQAGDWEEVERYLSGFTKVDDNRYSMKIFFEIRKQKYLEALDKQDRAKAVDILVKDLKVFSSFNEELFKEITQLLTLENFRENEQLSKYGESKSARNVMLMELKKLIEANPHFRDKLQFPGLKASRLRTLINQSLNWQHQLCKNPRPNPDIKTLFVDHTCAPPNGARAPTPSNNPLVGALPKGATFPIAPHGVNQLPFQPTGAPPASLGWMASPNPAAPHPAVAAGPVSLTPPPNAAAFLKRPRTPPSNGAAVDYQSADSEHLMRRIRTGQSDEVGYSGPHSMYSQDDLPKTVAKTLNQGSNVMSMDFHPQQQTILLVGTNVGDIAIWEVASREKLAQRTFKVWDISACSMPMQAALLKEPAVSVNRCIWSPDGQVLGVAFSKHVVHIYSYHGANDLRQHLEIDAHVGGVNDIAFSHPSKQLCIITCGDDKTIKVWDAAAGRKQYTFEGHEAPVYSVCPHHKESIQFIFSTAIDGKIKAWLYDLLGSRVDYDAPGLWCTTMAYSADGARLFSCGTSKEGESFLVEWNESEGAIKRTYSGFRKRSLGVVQFDTTKNRFLAAGDEFLIKFWDMDNTNILTTTEAEGGLPASPRLRFNKDGNLLAVTTNDNGIKILANSDGLRMIRMLESRAFEATRLPTDSKAPIVNMMPAVVNAPSSLSGGMDRTERLPPAVSMNGFNSIDSNRTADVKPRLLEDSTDKNKNWKLTEITDQVQCKSLRLPDAMHSSKVARLIYTNSGIAVLALASNALHKLWKWPRNERNPSGKSTTNIAPQMWQPASGIVMTNDISDTNPEEAVACIALSKNDSYVMSASGGKVSLFNMMTFKVMTTFMAPPPAATFLAFHPQDNNIIAIGMEDSTIQIYNVRVDEVKSKLKGHQKKITGLAFSHTLNMLVSSGADAQLCLWSIDGWEKRKSKYIQVQAGRSSPAVGDTRVQFHNDQVHLLVVHESQLAIYEASKLDRMRYWTPHDSLPAPISSAIYSCDSLLVFASFCDGAVGVFDAESLRPRCRIAPSAYLGSGINNVYPLVIASHPSEPNQFALGMTDGGIHVIEPSESEGKWGVGPPPDNGTVGSNPTLSSQGSEPAPR, encoded by the exons ATGACCTCTTTGAGCAGGGAACTGGTGTTCCTAATCTTGCAGTTTCTGGATGAAGAGAAGTTCAAGGAAACTGTACACAA ATTGGAGCAAGAATCTGGGTATTTTTTCAACATGAAGTACTTTGAGGATCAAGTGCAAGCAGGGGATTGGGAAGAGGTGGAAAGATACCTGTCTGGGTTTACCAAGGTGGATGACAATCGATATTCTATGAAAATTTTCTTTGAGATCAGAAAACAGAAATACCTAGAGGCTCTTGACAA GCAAGATCGGGCTAAAGCTGTGGACATACTGGTGAAGGATCTCAAAGTATTTTCCTCTTTCAATGAAGAGTTATTCAAAGAGATCACACAGCTTCTTACTCTAGAGAACTTCAG GGAAAATGAGCAGCTGTCTAAATATGGGGAGTCAAAATCTGCTAGAAACGTTATGCTGATGGAGCTTAAGAAATTGATAGAGGCCAATCCTCACTTTCGGGACAAGCTCCAATTTCCTGGCCTTAAAGCATCTCGTCTCAGAACACTCATAAATCAGAG TCTTAATTGGCAGCATCAGCTCTGTAAGAACCCTCGACCCAATCCCGACATCAAGACACTTTTTGTAGATCATACATGTGCACCTCCTAATGGAGCTCGAGCACCAACTCCTTCAAATAATCCTCTTGTGGGAGCCCTCCCAAAAGGAGCAACCTTTCCTATTGCACCTCATGGTGTGAATCAACTG CCATTTCAACCCACGGGTGCTCCTCCTGCTTCTCTGGGGTGGATGGCAAGTCCAAATCCTGCTGCTCCACATCCTGCAGTAGCTGCTGGGCCTGTATCTCTTACACCACCTCCAAATGCAG CTGCTTTTCTAAAGCGACCTAGAACTCCACCTTCAAATGGCGCTGCAGTTGACTATCAGTCTGCTGATTCTGAGCATCTTATGAGGCGCATTCGAACTGGACAATCTGATGAG GTGGGCTATTCGGGCCCTCATTCCATGTACTCgcaagatgatcttcccaaaacaGTGGCAAAAACTCTTAATCAGGGTTCAAATGTCATGAGCATGGATTTTCATCCTCAGCAGCAGACAATTCTATTAG TTGGAACAAATGTTGGAGACATTGCAATTTGGGAGGTAGCGTCTAGGGAAAAGTTAGCTCAAAGAACCTTTAAAGTTTGGGACATTTCTGCCTGCTCAATGCCAATGCAG GCGGCCCTATTAAAAGAACCAGCTGTATCAGTGAACCGTTGTATCTGGAGCCCAGATGGACAAGTACTTG GTGTTGCATTCTCCAAGCATGTTGTCCACATATATTCTTATCATGGGGCAAATGATTTGAGGCAGCATCTAGAG ATTGATGCACATGTTGGAGGTGTGAATGATATTGCATTTTCTCACCCTAGCAAGCAGCTATGCATTATTACATGCGGGGATGACAAAACTATCAAG GTATGGGATGCAGCAGCTGGTAGGAAGCAATATACATTTGAAGGCCATGAAGCACCTGTTTATTCAGTTTGCCCTCACCATAAAGAAAGTATCCAG TTCATTTTCTCTACAGCCATTGATGGAAAGATCAAAGCTTGGCTGTATGATCTTTTGGGATCTAGGGTTGATTATGATGCCCCTGGGCTGTGGTGCACTACGATGGCTTACAGTGCTGATGGAGCACG GCTTTTCTCTTGCGGAACAAGCAAAGAAGGTGAATCATTCTTGGTTGAATGGAATGAAAGTGAAGGAGCAATTAAGAGAACTTATTCTGGTTTCCGGAAGCGTTCCTTGGGTGTTGTACAGTTTGATACCACAAAGAATCGGTTTTTGGCAGCTGGAGATGAATTTCTAATTAAGTTCTGGGACATggataacactaatattttgacaaCTACGGAGGCCGAGGGTGGTTTACCA GCTAGTCCACGCCTTCGTTTCAACAAAGATGGTAACTTGTTAGCAGTCACAACAAATGATAATGGCATCAAGATATTAGCTAATTCAGATGGACTTCGCATGATTCGTATGTTGGAGAGTAGAGCCTTTGAAGCAACAAGGTTGCCTACAGATTCTAAG GCTCCAATTGTAAACATGATGCCTGCTGTAGTCAATGCACCCAGTTCCCTCTCTGGTGGGATGGACCGTACAGAGAGACTTCCACCAGCTGTGTCTATGAATGGCTTT AATAGTATCGATAGCAATCGGACAGCAGATGTTAAGCCAAGGCTTTTAGAGGATTCTACAGACAAGAACAAGAATTGGAAATTGACTGAGATCACCGATCAAGTCCAGTGTAAGTCTCTCAGGTTACCAGATGCGATGCATTCAAGCAAG gttgcaaGACTGATATACACCAATTCTGGTATTGCTGTTTTAGCATTGGCATCAAATGCACTTCATAAACTGTGGAAATGGCCACGGAATGAGAGGAATCCATCTGGAAAG TCCACTACCAACATTGCACCACAGATGTGGCAGCCagctagtgggattgttatgactAATGATATCAGTGACACGAATCCAGAAGAAGCTGTTGCTTGTATAGCTTTGTCCAAGAATGATTCCTATGTAATGTCCGCCTCTGGTGGAAAGGTGTCCTTATTCAATATGATGACATTCAAG GTCATGACAACTTTCATGGCACCTCCTCCCGCGGCTACTTTTCTGGCTTTTCACCCACAGGATAATAACATCATTGCAATTGGAATGGAAGATTCGACAATCCAGATATACAATGTTCGAGTTGATGAG GTAAAATCAAAGCTTAAGGGCCACCAGAAGAAAATTACAGGCTTGGCATTTTCGCATACTTTGAATATGTTGGTATCCTCTGGGGCTGATGCCCAG CTATGTCTCTGGAGCATAGATGGTTGGGAGAAGCGAAAATCAAAATATATACAAGTACAGGCAGGAAGATCATCACCAGCTGTTGGAGATACAAGAGTACAGTTCCATAATGATCAAGTTCACTTATTGGTAGTTCATGAGAGCCAGCTTGCTATATATGAAGCTTCTAAGTTGGACCGTATGCGCTAT TGGACACCTCATGATTCTCTACCTGCTCCCATTTCAAGTGCGATATATTCATGTGACAGCCTCCTAGTATTTGCAAGCTTCTGTGATGGTGCAGTAGGAGTATTTGATGCAGAGAGCTTGAGGCCACGCTGTCGTATTGCGCCATCTGCATATTTAGGATCAGGCATAAATAA TGTCTATCCTCTAGTAATTGCATCACATCCATCTGAACCAAATCAGTTTGCTCTTGGAATGACCGATGGAGGAATTCATGTCATTGAACCTTCAGAATCAGAAGGAAAATGGGGTGTGGGGCCTCCTCCAGATAATGGCACTGTTGGATCAAATCCAACATTAAGCAGTCAAGGTTCAGAACCAGCTCCAAGGTAG